In one Streptomyces sp. NBC_00597 genomic region, the following are encoded:
- a CDS encoding 3'-5' exonuclease yields MGDWHGGVLIGFDLETTGTEPGESRIVTAAVVEVRAGEVRERRGWLADPGIPIPEGASAIHGISTERAVAEGRPVREVADEVAGALVEHWRRGAVVVAYNAAFDLTLLTAELARHGLPSLADRLGGAQTGPVVDPLTIDRAVDRYRRGKRTLEAVCGVYGVTLDTAHDAGADALAAVHVARAIAARHPEVAALTPADLHARQGGWHERWARDFQSYLRRQGTPDAVIDPAWPLRSLLPATA; encoded by the coding sequence ATGGGGGACTGGCACGGCGGCGTGCTGATCGGGTTCGACCTGGAGACGACCGGCACGGAACCGGGCGAGTCGCGGATCGTGACGGCGGCAGTGGTCGAGGTGCGTGCGGGCGAGGTGCGCGAGCGGCGCGGCTGGCTCGCCGATCCGGGGATACCGATCCCGGAGGGCGCCTCGGCGATCCACGGGATCAGCACGGAGCGGGCCGTGGCGGAGGGCCGCCCGGTGCGCGAGGTCGCGGACGAGGTCGCGGGGGCACTGGTAGAGCACTGGCGCCGCGGAGCGGTGGTCGTCGCATACAACGCGGCCTTCGACCTGACCCTGTTGACGGCCGAGCTGGCCCGGCACGGCCTGCCGTCGCTGGCCGACCGGCTGGGCGGGGCGCAGACCGGGCCGGTGGTGGACCCGCTGACGATCGACCGGGCCGTGGACCGCTACCGGCGCGGCAAGCGGACCCTGGAGGCGGTGTGCGGGGTGTACGGGGTCACCCTGGACACCGCGCACGACGCGGGAGCGGACGCACTGGCCGCGGTGCACGTGGCCCGCGCGATAGCCGCCCGCCACCCGGAGGTGGCGGCGCTCACCCCGGCCGATCTGCACGCCCGCCAGGGCGGCTGGCACGAGCGCTGGGCCCGCGACTTCCAGTCGTACCTGCGCCGCCAGGGCACCCCCGACGCGGTGATCGATCCGGCGTGGCCGCTGCGGAGCCTGCTGCCGGCCACGGCCTGA
- a CDS encoding helix-turn-helix domain-containing protein translates to MIEPSGRRERKKAATRQKIADTALRLFLERGYDSVGIRDVAAEADVAVTTVFAHFASKEALVFERDQDFEQRLTRAVSDRPPHEPLIPSLHREVQSLVRHCTAEGSAPVRRMIEGSPALREYEESMSLRHAQALAVALAADPHLSRSATACRATARFAIDAYALACRADDPGATVDEVFRMIEAAWEATAP, encoded by the coding sequence ATGATCGAGCCGTCCGGACGCCGCGAACGCAAGAAGGCCGCGACCCGTCAGAAGATCGCTGACACCGCGCTGCGCCTCTTCCTGGAGCGCGGGTACGACTCCGTGGGCATCCGTGACGTGGCGGCCGAGGCCGACGTGGCCGTCACCACCGTCTTCGCCCACTTCGCCTCAAAAGAGGCCCTGGTGTTCGAGCGCGATCAGGACTTCGAGCAGCGCCTCACGCGGGCGGTGTCCGACCGACCTCCGCACGAGCCGCTCATCCCGTCGCTGCACCGCGAGGTCCAGTCCCTGGTGCGGCACTGCACGGCGGAGGGCAGTGCCCCCGTCCGACGCATGATCGAGGGATCGCCCGCCCTGCGGGAATACGAGGAGTCGATGAGCCTGCGTCACGCGCAGGCGCTGGCAGTGGCGCTGGCCGCCGATCCCCACCTGTCCCGGAGTGCGACGGCCTGCCGGGCGACCGCGCGGTTCGCCATCGACGCTTACGCGCTGGCCTGCCGGGCGGACGATCCCGGGGCCACGGTGGACGAGGTCTTCCGGATGATCGAGGCGGCCTGGGAAGCCACCGCGCCCTGA
- a CDS encoding carbohydrate ABC transporter permease, which yields MNSANAAQGNTRTRSPARAGRAARAGQYLALAGYLAFLALPFLWLVSTAFKPPRELGSLHPTWLPKDPTLGNFRQAFAEQPLLHAGFNSLLAAVCAAVAAVLLATPAAFVLARRRGRLSAAVTAWVVVGQAFPFVLVIIPLFLVLKQLHLINSLPGLVLVYVVWSLPFALWMLVGYVRAVPPELEEAAAVDGAGRLRTLVSVVAPLLAPGIVATALFAFITAWNEFFFALVLLKTPEQQTLPVVLTHFLGAEGAADLGPLAAAALLATLPSLVVFAVIQKRITGGMLAGAVKS from the coding sequence GTGAACTCCGCGAACGCCGCGCAGGGGAACACCCGTACGCGCAGCCCCGCACGAGCGGGCCGGGCAGCCCGGGCCGGCCAGTACCTGGCGCTCGCCGGCTACCTGGCCTTCCTCGCCCTGCCCTTCCTCTGGCTGGTCTCCACCGCCTTCAAGCCCCCGCGTGAGCTCGGCAGCCTGCACCCCACCTGGCTCCCGAAGGACCCGACCCTCGGCAACTTCCGCCAGGCCTTCGCCGAACAGCCTCTGCTGCACGCCGGGTTCAACAGTCTCCTCGCCGCCGTGTGCGCCGCCGTGGCCGCGGTGCTCCTGGCCACCCCGGCGGCCTTCGTCCTGGCCCGGCGCCGGGGGAGGCTGTCGGCCGCGGTCACCGCATGGGTCGTGGTCGGCCAGGCCTTCCCTTTCGTGCTGGTGATCATCCCGCTGTTCCTGGTCCTCAAACAGCTGCACCTGATCAACTCGCTGCCCGGCCTGGTGCTCGTCTACGTCGTGTGGTCGCTGCCGTTCGCGCTGTGGATGCTCGTCGGGTACGTCCGGGCCGTGCCGCCCGAACTGGAGGAGGCGGCGGCCGTGGACGGCGCCGGCCGGCTGCGCACCCTCGTCTCCGTCGTCGCGCCCCTGCTCGCTCCGGGGATCGTGGCCACCGCGCTCTTCGCCTTCATCACCGCGTGGAACGAGTTCTTCTTCGCGCTCGTCCTCCTCAAGACCCCGGAGCAACAGACCCTGCCGGTCGTCCTGACCCATTTCCTCGGCGCGGAAGGGGCCGCCGACCTCGGCCCGCTCGCCGCCGCGGCCCTCCTCGCGACCCTGCCGTCGCTGGTGGTCTTCGCGGTCATCCAGAAGCGCATCACGGGCGGCATGCTCGCAGGGGCGGTGAAGAGCTGA
- a CDS encoding IS1634 family transposase has product MVEKRLGALPVAAEFLRRLDVAGVVDEVCPGGASAHLTHGQVIEALVANRLTSPAPLVRIGDWARTWAVEEVFGITPDLLNDDRLAGALDAIAPKLEVIAGTVGARAITEFGIDVSRLHWDMTSMSVHGAFPADDQDERYPLIACNGHPKDRRLDLKQVQAGLAVSADGGIPVHSRVFDGAAAEVSQVVGAMKDLKAMAGTHEFLMVADSKLVSYSNITALLQAGVEFIAPVPAAQIKDEFYAVLDPEEAQPVDWVPARDERKPGAERETYRVLEDVHTLTGRRKSDPLLTVRRILVHSTAVAAGQQAARHHTNPLATDLKQSPAKYGSSEELSGRSRVEPDGEGCREPLAAGEPSRRRAP; this is encoded by the coding sequence GTGGTGGAGAAGCGTCTGGGCGCTCTGCCTGTCGCTGCCGAGTTTCTGCGCCGGCTGGATGTTGCCGGGGTCGTCGATGAGGTGTGTCCGGGCGGCGCGAGCGCCCATCTGACCCACGGACAGGTCATCGAGGCACTGGTGGCCAACCGGCTGACCTCGCCCGCACCGCTGGTGCGGATCGGGGACTGGGCCCGCACCTGGGCGGTGGAGGAGGTCTTCGGCATCACACCGGACCTGCTCAACGACGACCGTCTAGCCGGCGCGCTGGACGCGATCGCCCCGAAGCTGGAGGTCATCGCGGGCACCGTCGGTGCCCGGGCCATCACTGAGTTCGGGATCGACGTCTCCCGGCTGCACTGGGACATGACCAGCATGTCCGTCCATGGCGCCTTCCCCGCCGATGACCAGGACGAGCGGTACCCGCTCATCGCCTGCAACGGGCATCCCAAAGACCGGCGCCTGGACCTGAAACAGGTCCAGGCCGGGCTCGCGGTGTCCGCCGACGGCGGTATCCCCGTGCACTCCCGGGTCTTCGACGGCGCCGCGGCCGAGGTCAGCCAGGTCGTCGGAGCGATGAAAGACCTCAAAGCGATGGCCGGCACCCACGAGTTCTTGATGGTCGCCGACTCCAAGCTGGTGTCCTACTCCAACATCACCGCCCTGCTTCAGGCCGGGGTGGAGTTCATCGCGCCCGTCCCGGCCGCGCAGATCAAGGACGAGTTCTACGCAGTCCTGGATCCTGAGGAGGCACAGCCCGTCGACTGGGTGCCCGCGCGGGACGAGAGGAAACCGGGGGCGGAACGGGAGACCTACCGGGTCCTGGAAGACGTTCATACGCTGACCGGCCGCCGCAAGAGCGATCCACTGCTGACCGTGCGCCGGATCCTGGTCCATTCCACCGCCGTCGCGGCCGGCCAGCAGGCGGCCCGACATCACACAAACCCGCTGGCCACAGACCTGAAACAGTCACCCGCGAAGTACGGGTCTAGTGAGGAGCTGTCCGGGCGATCACGTGTGGAGCCAGATGGCGAGGGCTGCCGCGAGCCGCTCGCCGCGGGGGAGCCCTCCCGCAGGCGGGCGCCCTGA
- a CDS encoding NADP-dependent oxidoreductase, translated as MRKISFAEFGGPEVLQLVEAEEPHAGPGRIRIAVRAAGVNPVDWRIREGQVLGAHPVELPAGVGLDAAGVVDEVGEDVEGVDVGDRVFGEGADTYAEFAVLSAWARMPEGLAFEEAAGYPSVVETALRIIREVGVQSGQTLLVSGASGGVGSAVLQIARARGITVIGTAGAANQDYLRGLGALATTYNEGWVERVRHLGRVDAALDLAGSGVIRELVELTGDPRKVISIADLGAPQLGVRFSGVAGSVPDALAEAVDLISRGRLHIPVEKSYSLTEAAAAHTDSRAGHTRGRRVLVV; from the coding sequence ATGAGGAAAATCAGTTTCGCCGAGTTCGGCGGTCCCGAGGTCCTGCAACTGGTGGAAGCCGAGGAGCCCCACGCGGGCCCCGGTCGGATACGCATCGCCGTACGGGCGGCGGGTGTCAATCCCGTCGACTGGAGGATCCGGGAGGGCCAGGTCCTGGGAGCCCATCCGGTCGAGCTGCCCGCCGGGGTCGGACTGGACGCCGCCGGGGTGGTGGATGAGGTCGGCGAGGACGTCGAGGGGGTCGACGTCGGCGACCGCGTGTTCGGCGAAGGCGCCGACACGTACGCCGAATTCGCCGTGCTGTCGGCCTGGGCCCGGATGCCCGAGGGACTGGCTTTCGAGGAGGCGGCCGGTTACCCGTCGGTGGTGGAGACCGCGCTGCGCATCATCCGCGAGGTCGGCGTGCAGTCCGGCCAGACGCTGCTGGTCAGCGGCGCGTCCGGCGGCGTCGGGTCGGCGGTGCTGCAGATCGCCCGTGCGCGCGGCATCACGGTGATCGGCACGGCCGGGGCTGCGAACCAGGACTACCTGCGCGGCCTGGGCGCCCTCGCCACGACCTACAACGAGGGCTGGGTCGAACGGGTGCGGCACCTGGGCCGGGTCGACGCGGCCCTCGACCTGGCCGGCTCGGGCGTGATCCGCGAACTCGTCGAGCTGACCGGGGACCCGCGCAAGGTCATCTCCATCGCCGACCTCGGTGCGCCGCAGCTGGGCGTCCGGTTCTCCGGCGTGGCCGGGAGCGTGCCGGACGCGCTCGCCGAGGCCGTCGACCTCATCTCCCGGGGCAGGCTCCACATCCCGGTCGAGAAGTCGTACTCGCTCACCGAGGCAGCGGCTGCGCACACCGACAGTCGCGCCGGCCACACCCGGGGGCGCCGGGTCCTGGTCGTCTGA
- a CDS encoding aminoglycoside phosphotransferase family protein, which yields MDEAQARNVLTEAGFTRPAALLALGENAVFAAGDLVVKVGREAALLERAERELAVAGWLERAGIPAARAAEPKPRLVAGHPVTVWHRLADAVRQAGPEDLAGLLRQIHALPAAPFALPARDLLGGVERWLRLAGEAVDPADAAYLRARRDAYAGEVASLTPHLPPGPIHGDALPRNVHVGPDGPVLVDLETVSADLREHDLVVMALARDRYGLPAPSYEAFVAEYGWDVRDWEGCTVLRGARETASCAWVAQHAPTNPKALAEFRRRVASLRDGDPEMRWHAF from the coding sequence ATGGACGAGGCGCAGGCCCGGAACGTACTGACGGAGGCGGGCTTCACACGGCCGGCCGCCCTGCTGGCGCTGGGCGAGAACGCGGTGTTCGCGGCCGGCGACCTGGTGGTGAAGGTAGGCCGGGAGGCGGCGCTGCTGGAGCGGGCCGAGCGGGAACTCGCGGTCGCGGGCTGGCTCGAACGGGCCGGGATCCCGGCGGCCCGTGCGGCCGAGCCGAAGCCGCGGCTGGTGGCGGGGCACCCGGTGACGGTGTGGCACCGTCTGGCGGATGCGGTCCGCCAGGCCGGTCCCGAGGACCTGGCGGGGCTGCTGCGGCAGATCCACGCCCTCCCGGCGGCGCCGTTCGCGCTGCCGGCGCGGGACCTGCTGGGCGGGGTCGAGCGTTGGCTCCGGCTGGCGGGCGAGGCGGTCGACCCGGCCGACGCGGCGTACCTGCGGGCCCGGCGCGACGCGTACGCCGGCGAGGTGGCCTCGCTCACCCCGCACCTGCCGCCGGGCCCGATCCACGGCGACGCGCTCCCCCGCAACGTCCACGTGGGTCCGGACGGGCCGGTCCTGGTGGACCTGGAGACCGTCTCGGCCGATCTGCGCGAGCACGACCTGGTGGTGATGGCCCTGGCCCGAGACCGGTACGGGCTGCCGGCACCGTCGTACGAGGCCTTCGTGGCGGAGTACGGCTGGGACGTGCGTGACTGGGAGGGCTGCACGGTGCTGCGCGGTGCGCGCGAGACGGCCAGCTGTGCCTGGGTCGCCCAGCACGCCCCGACCAACCCGAAGGCCCTGGCGGAATTCCGCCGCCGGGTCGCCTCCCTGCGCGACGGCGACCCGGAAATGCGGTGGCACGCCTTCTAG
- a CDS encoding sugar ABC transporter permease, with the protein MATTSAATRHRRADHGAWFLVLPALIPILLLSVGPLLYGIGLAFTDSQSGRTAATRWAGVLNFQDLLHDRLFRESFRIGLLWAVGVTVPQFLLALGLALLLNQQLRLRGLARALAIIPWAMPEVVVAIMWRLVYHPDAGILNETLSGLGLAGDTDWLAGLATALPAVVLVGIWAGMPQTTVVLLAGLQNTPHELHEAASLDGAGSWRRFLTVTWPALRPVALSVSALAFIWNFNAFALVYVLTGGGPGGRTRLPMLFAYEEAFRYGQFGYAAAMGCVMVAVVSVLLAVYLAGRLTGGEAQ; encoded by the coding sequence GTGGCCACGACGTCGGCCGCCACCCGGCACCGCCGGGCCGATCACGGGGCGTGGTTCCTGGTCCTGCCCGCGCTGATCCCGATCCTGCTGCTCAGCGTCGGCCCGCTCCTCTACGGCATCGGCCTCGCCTTCACCGACTCCCAGTCGGGCCGGACCGCGGCGACTCGATGGGCCGGCGTGCTGAACTTCCAGGACCTGCTCCACGACCGGCTGTTCCGCGAGTCCTTCCGGATCGGTCTGCTGTGGGCCGTCGGCGTCACCGTGCCGCAGTTCCTGCTCGCCCTGGGCCTCGCCCTCCTGCTCAACCAGCAGCTGCGGCTGCGCGGCCTGGCCCGGGCGCTCGCGATCATCCCCTGGGCCATGCCCGAGGTCGTCGTCGCCATCATGTGGCGGCTCGTCTACCACCCCGACGCCGGGATCCTCAACGAGACCCTGTCCGGGCTGGGCCTCGCCGGGGACACCGACTGGCTGGCCGGCCTGGCCACCGCCCTGCCCGCCGTCGTCCTCGTCGGCATCTGGGCGGGCATGCCGCAGACCACCGTCGTCCTGCTCGCCGGCCTCCAGAACACCCCGCACGAACTGCACGAGGCCGCCTCCCTCGACGGGGCCGGATCCTGGCGCCGCTTCCTGACCGTGACCTGGCCGGCGCTGCGGCCCGTCGCCCTGTCGGTCTCCGCCCTCGCCTTCATCTGGAACTTCAACGCGTTCGCCCTGGTGTACGTGCTGACCGGCGGCGGGCCCGGCGGACGTACCCGGCTGCCCATGCTCTTCGCGTACGAGGAGGCCTTCCGCTACGGCCAGTTCGGGTACGCCGCCGCGATGGGCTGCGTGATGGTCGCGGTGGTCTCCGTCCTCCTCGCCGTGTACCTCGCGGGCCGGCTCACGGGAGGGGAAGCGCAGTGA
- a CDS encoding sugar ABC transporter substrate-binding protein: protein MLRSALRPALAALILLAGLASGCSEPGDGPDRLGRITLRFQSLAWQQESVDANKSLVAEWNATHPRIRVEYVQGSWSSVHDQLLTSFAGGEAPDVIHDASDDLADFAYSGYLADLRPLLSDRLKGDIPARSWESTTIGSGIYGVPFLQEPRVLMADSGLLRASGVRIPTPEAPWSWAEFRTAAERLTSDGRYGVAWPLKDPVSATLNLGLSAGGRLFHRDGDGKVAIRWTEGDAVVPSTIRAQLADDHSAAPTTLGMGGADTLPGFFGGRYAMVPLGFSYRQQIVRQAPPGFAWEVLPLPAGPQGPAQGVSPQTLSIARDSPYKEEAAAFVDFLLSPANMVRLARGDWMLPTGSQALADPALRTPELGWATGAALAEQLRPAPAQSVRGYPEWKDKVATPALQEFYSGAIGLPELEERLVVDGNRVLARYQR, encoded by the coding sequence ATGCTGCGTTCCGCCCTGCGCCCGGCCCTCGCGGCGCTGATCCTGTTGGCCGGGTTGGCCAGCGGCTGCTCCGAGCCCGGCGACGGGCCGGACCGCCTCGGGAGGATCACCCTGCGCTTCCAGTCCCTCGCCTGGCAGCAGGAGTCCGTCGACGCCAACAAGTCCCTGGTCGCCGAGTGGAACGCCACGCACCCCCGCATCCGGGTCGAGTACGTCCAGGGCAGCTGGAGCAGCGTCCACGACCAGCTGCTGACCTCCTTCGCCGGCGGCGAGGCTCCCGACGTCATCCACGACGCCTCCGACGACCTCGCCGACTTCGCGTACTCCGGCTACCTCGCCGACCTGCGGCCGCTGCTCTCCGACCGGCTCAAGGGCGACATCCCCGCCCGCAGCTGGGAGAGCACCACCATCGGATCCGGGATCTACGGGGTGCCCTTCCTCCAAGAACCCCGCGTCCTGATGGCCGACAGCGGGCTGCTGCGCGCCTCCGGGGTGCGCATACCGACCCCCGAAGCCCCGTGGAGCTGGGCGGAGTTCCGTACGGCTGCCGAGCGGCTCACCAGCGACGGGCGGTACGGGGTGGCCTGGCCGCTCAAGGACCCCGTCTCCGCCACCCTCAACCTCGGCCTGTCCGCGGGCGGCCGGCTCTTCCACCGCGACGGCGACGGGAAGGTCGCGATCCGTTGGACCGAGGGCGACGCTGTCGTCCCCTCCACCATCCGGGCCCAGCTCGCCGACGACCACAGCGCCGCCCCGACCACCCTCGGGATGGGCGGCGCGGACACCCTGCCCGGTTTCTTCGGCGGCCGGTACGCGATGGTGCCGCTGGGGTTCTCGTACCGTCAGCAGATCGTCCGGCAGGCCCCGCCGGGCTTCGCCTGGGAGGTGCTGCCGCTCCCGGCCGGGCCGCAGGGCCCCGCTCAGGGCGTCAGCCCGCAGACCCTGTCGATCGCCCGGGACAGCCCGTACAAGGAGGAGGCGGCAGCATTCGTCGACTTCCTGCTCAGTCCGGCCAACATGGTCCGCCTCGCCCGCGGCGACTGGATGCTGCCCACGGGCTCGCAGGCCCTGGCCGACCCGGCCCTGCGCACTCCCGAACTGGGCTGGGCCACGGGCGCGGCGCTGGCCGAGCAGCTGCGTCCGGCGCCGGCGCAGTCGGTGCGCGGTTACCCGGAGTGGAAGGACAAGGTCGCGACGCCGGCCCTGCAGGAGTTCTACAGCGGGGCGATCGGCCTGCCGGAGCTTGAGGAGCGCCTGGTGGTGGACGGAAACCGGGTGCTGGCCCGCTACCAGCGCTGA
- a CDS encoding DUF1697 domain-containing protein has product MTTKKYAALLRGINVGGAKKVLMAELREVLTGLGHTEVQTYLQSGNAVFASPKQDPAALARELERAIEARFGFAVACLVVDGTYLRAVAEACPFPADELEGRQLHATFLSEQPTEERFASIDGPAYLPEEYRIGDRVVYLYAPDGLGRSKLAEALYKPAVFKGIDATTRNWNTVVKLVALTQE; this is encoded by the coding sequence ATGACTACGAAGAAGTACGCGGCCCTGCTGCGCGGAATCAACGTCGGCGGGGCCAAGAAGGTCCTGATGGCCGAACTGCGCGAGGTCCTGACGGGCCTCGGCCACACCGAGGTGCAGACCTACCTGCAGAGCGGCAACGCCGTCTTCGCCTCCCCGAAGCAGGACCCGGCGGCCCTGGCCCGCGAGTTGGAGCGGGCGATCGAGGCCCGCTTCGGCTTCGCGGTGGCCTGCCTGGTGGTCGACGGGACCTACCTGCGGGCCGTCGCCGAGGCCTGCCCCTTCCCGGCCGACGAACTGGAAGGCCGGCAGCTGCACGCGACCTTCCTCTCCGAACAGCCGACCGAGGAGCGGTTCGCCTCGATCGACGGGCCCGCGTACCTTCCGGAGGAGTACCGGATCGGCGACCGGGTCGTCTACCTCTACGCCCCGGACGGCCTGGGCCGCTCCAAACTGGCCGAGGCCCTCTACAAGCCCGCCGTGTTCAAGGGCATCGACGCGACGACCCGCAACTGGAACACGGTCGTCAAACTCGTCGCGCTGACGCAGGAGTAG
- a CDS encoding SAV2148 family HEPN domain-containing protein encodes MSSGGLELPPGDSGHEGGPADAPGGAPGGAPGGVSGGVSGGAPTGVPAGAVSLAPTAASPRAGAELDWGADAWSEVRTRAQRAGRAYIWLNLIEQRLRAVVGAVLRPIYEPVHGGDDWVVAAAGPAGQEWVQRAVAVREVSRRKGYLLDPADDNVLSFLTLPQLRELMVQHWPCFEPYFDDRREIELALDELEVTRNVVSRNRALSRAVLEQAERASARLLEVLGGGAGSPAADRLPIDAVEDLVGDRYADVISVHPDRVRLQRQLPAEDLFGGARRLDAIGIGLNLLVQNFSGRRLVRLTEAGCRVRLLFLNPASSAVKRRERELGLRKGELSRSVEMNILHVRRVRAGLRDPSRFEIHVFDETPRFTAYLVEGESSGIAVVQSYLRRARGMEAPVLVLRGGGTRDSSRDAEHGLFPTYREEFESIWEDSRPVS; translated from the coding sequence GTGAGCTCGGGAGGTCTGGAGCTGCCCCCTGGTGACAGCGGTCACGAGGGCGGCCCGGCGGACGCCCCAGGAGGTGCACCCGGTGGTGCGCCCGGCGGGGTGTCGGGCGGGGTTTCGGGCGGGGCGCCCACGGGGGTGCCGGCCGGGGCGGTGTCACTGGCCCCGACGGCGGCGAGCCCGCGCGCCGGGGCCGAGCTGGACTGGGGCGCGGACGCGTGGAGCGAGGTCCGCACCCGCGCGCAGCGGGCCGGCCGTGCGTACATTTGGTTGAACCTGATCGAACAGCGGCTGCGCGCCGTCGTCGGCGCGGTGCTGCGGCCGATCTACGAACCGGTGCACGGTGGCGACGACTGGGTGGTCGCGGCCGCCGGTCCCGCCGGACAGGAGTGGGTGCAGCGCGCCGTGGCCGTCCGCGAGGTCAGCCGGCGCAAGGGCTACCTGCTGGACCCGGCCGACGACAACGTGCTGAGCTTCCTGACGCTCCCGCAGCTGCGGGAGCTCATGGTCCAGCACTGGCCGTGCTTCGAGCCGTACTTCGACGACCGCCGGGAGATCGAGCTCGCGCTCGACGAGCTGGAGGTCACCCGGAACGTGGTCTCCCGCAACCGAGCCCTGTCGCGGGCGGTGTTGGAGCAGGCGGAGCGCGCCTCGGCCCGGCTGCTGGAGGTGCTGGGCGGCGGCGCTGGCTCCCCGGCGGCGGACCGGCTTCCGATCGACGCCGTCGAGGACCTGGTGGGAGACCGGTACGCGGACGTCATCTCGGTCCACCCGGACCGGGTGCGACTGCAGCGGCAGCTCCCGGCGGAGGACCTGTTCGGCGGGGCGCGGCGGCTCGACGCCATCGGCATAGGGCTCAACCTGCTGGTGCAGAACTTCTCGGGCCGAAGACTCGTGCGCCTCACGGAGGCCGGCTGCCGGGTCCGGCTGCTGTTCCTGAACCCGGCCAGCAGCGCCGTCAAGCGGCGCGAGCGGGAGCTCGGCCTGCGCAAGGGCGAGCTGAGCCGCTCGGTGGAGATGAACATCCTGCACGTGCGACGGGTGCGCGCGGGGCTGCGGGACCCCTCGCGCTTCGAGATCCACGTCTTCGACGAGACGCCCCGCTTCACCGCGTACCTGGTGGAGGGGGAGTCCTCGGGCATCGCGGTCGTGCAGTCCTACCTGCGCCGGGCGCGCGGCATGGAGGCACCCGTGCTGGTCCTGCGCGGCGGCGGCACCCGCGACTCTTCGCGGGACGCGGAGCACGGGCTGTTCCCGACGTACCGGGAGGAATTCGAGTCGATCTGGGAGGACTCCCGCCCGGTGTCATGA